A window from Zingiber officinale cultivar Zhangliang chromosome 7A, Zo_v1.1, whole genome shotgun sequence encodes these proteins:
- the LOC122000616 gene encoding stomatin-like protein 2, mitochondrial has protein sequence MAMLLKRLPLRSAAAAAIESRFFLRPAVPLIPIRKYRSDRSPDDLPFSKYEQQRLPINWGVLIVQEKEVYVVERLGKYHRTLDSGIHFLIPFVDRIAGVHSLREMVIPISCPSAITRDYVSILLDGAVSVKIIDPILASYRMKNPINTLIRLAEEITISELQKITFDKMFEERDALNEKIMRAINEVASDWGLKCLHFDISFDIGDISPPPEVMQAGIESRKRAQVLESEGEAEAILNTAKAIAQSLEILSQTINAQGGAEETRQRVLEQCVQAMVHTAKAGTYKTKF, from the exons ATGGCGATGCTGCTGAAACGCCTTCCGCTCCGCTCCGCCGCTGCAGCTGCCATcgaatcacgcttcttcctccgCCCAGCAGTTCCTTTAATTCCCATCCGCAAGTACCGAAGCGACCGCTCTCCCGACGACTTGCCCTTCTCAAA GTATGAGCAACAGCGGCTTCCTATCAACTGGGGTGTTCTCATCGTGCAGGAAAAGGAGGTCTATGTCGTGGAGAGGCTCGGGAAATACCATAGGACCCTAGACTCTGGGATTCATTTTCTTATCCCGTTCGTCGACCGAATCGCGGGTGTGCACTCCCTCAGGGAGATGGTGATCCCCATTTCCTGCCCGTCCGCCATCACCAGGGACTATGTCAGTATCCTCCTCGATGGGGCTGTATCTGTTAAG ATCATCGATCCGATCCTTGCTTCCTATCGCATGAAGAACCCAATAAATACATTAATCCGGCTGGCAGAGGAGATTACGATTAGTGAGTTGCAGAAGATCACTTTTGACAAAATGTTTGAAGAAAGGGATGCTCTAAATGAGAAAATTATG AGAGCAATCAATGAGGTTGCTTCTGATTGGGGTCTTAAATGTCTGCATTTTGATATCAGTTTTGATATTG GGGATATATCTCCACCACCTGAAGTGATGCAAGCTGGAATAGAAAGCAGAAAACGTGCTCAAGTTCTTGAATCTGAAG GAGAAGCTGAAGCAATCCTTAATACGGCTAAGGCAATTGCTCAAAGTCTCGAGATATTGTCACAAACCATCAATGCTCAAGGTGGTGCAGAG GAAACAAGACAAAGAGTTCTTGAGCAATGCGTCCAAGCAATGGTTCACACTGCAAAAGCGGGGACGTAtaaaaccaaattttaa